From one Alkalinema sp. FACHB-956 genomic stretch:
- a CDS encoding 4a-hydroxytetrahydrobiopterin dehydratase: MAIVLSPQDLESQLSQLEGWSVQNGKLYRQFQFADFVRAFGFMASMALVSEAMGHHPEWFNVYNRVTVELTTHDAGGITLKDIEWAKKANEIA; this comes from the coding sequence ATGGCGATCGTGTTATCCCCCCAAGATCTGGAAAGCCAACTGAGCCAACTAGAAGGATGGTCAGTGCAAAACGGCAAACTCTACCGCCAGTTCCAATTTGCTGATTTTGTGCGGGCGTTTGGCTTTATGGCCAGTATGGCGCTGGTGTCGGAGGCCATGGGACACCACCCAGAGTGGTTTAATGTCTACAATCGCGTCACGGTCGAACTGACGACCCATGATGCAGGGGGCATTACGCTCAAGGATATTGAATGGGCGAAAAAAGCCAACGAAATCGCTTGA
- a CDS encoding MBL fold metallo-hydrolase has translation MYLTWLDSNSWLIELAGKRILLDPWLVDDLMFGNAKWFFRGFRSHDRAIPENIDLILLSQGLEDHAHPATLKALDKSIPVVGSPNAAKVAESLGFAQVTALPHHHVFTLDKTVKVQALEGSPVGPTTKENAYLLKDLTQGTTLYYEPHGYHSPELKKQGTIDVVLTPMVDLKLPLLGSFIKGTSSALELAQWVKPQVMLPTAAGGDIEFDGMLIKLLSADGGPADLQKQLTAKGLATQVLEPKPGDRCEIPLKMAV, from the coding sequence ATGTACTTGACTTGGCTTGATAGCAACTCTTGGCTGATTGAACTGGCTGGTAAGCGGATTCTCCTCGATCCTTGGTTGGTTGATGACTTGATGTTCGGCAACGCGAAATGGTTTTTCCGAGGGTTTCGCAGCCACGATCGGGCCATTCCCGAAAATATTGATCTGATTTTGCTCTCCCAAGGGTTAGAAGATCACGCCCATCCTGCCACCCTCAAGGCACTGGACAAGTCCATTCCCGTGGTGGGTTCGCCCAATGCGGCCAAAGTTGCAGAATCGCTGGGATTCGCCCAAGTGACGGCCCTTCCCCACCACCACGTTTTTACCTTGGATAAGACGGTTAAAGTCCAAGCGTTGGAAGGCTCACCCGTCGGCCCGACTACGAAGGAAAATGCTTACCTGCTCAAAGATTTGACCCAGGGGACAACGCTGTACTATGAACCCCACGGCTACCATTCCCCAGAACTGAAGAAGCAAGGCACGATCGATGTGGTGCTGACACCCATGGTGGATCTGAAATTGCCATTGCTGGGATCTTTTATTAAAGGCACCTCCAGTGCGCTGGAATTGGCGCAATGGGTCAAGCCTCAAGTCATGCTGCCCACCGCTGCCGGGGGAGATATTGAATTTGATGGGATGTTAATCAAGCTCCTGTCTGCCGATGGTGGCCCTGCGGATCTGCAAAAACAACTCACAGCCAAAGGTCTAGCCACCCAAGTCCTGGAACCCAAACCGGGCGATCGCTGCGAAATCCCCCTCAAAATGGCGGTTTAA
- a CDS encoding RNA-binding S4 domain-containing protein gives MADFIKLDQFLKLVGVVDTGGQAKLLIQDGRVRVNGTIELRRGRKLVNGDRVTTMGETFEVELVGDQDAWA, from the coding sequence ATGGCTGACTTTATCAAACTGGATCAATTTCTGAAATTAGTCGGTGTTGTGGACACCGGTGGCCAAGCCAAACTGTTAATCCAAGATGGTCGGGTGCGGGTCAACGGCACGATCGAACTGCGGCGAGGTCGTAAGTTAGTCAATGGCGATCGGGTGACGACCATGGGCGAAACCTTCGAAGTGGAACTGGTGGGCGATCAGGATGCCTGGGCGTAA
- a CDS encoding clan AA aspartic protease — protein MISGIVTDRHAIVSLTFLLVNGSTFPIEFVVDTGFTDYLCLPPEAVNLLRLPFLYNLPVNLADNSTVSLAVHQATIFWNGVERDIRVFATGRRPLIGTAMLNEQELVIQFIEGGLVTIDEL, from the coding sequence GTGATTTCCGGTATAGTGACTGACAGACATGCGATCGTATCATTGACATTTCTCTTGGTAAATGGTTCAACTTTCCCGATCGAGTTTGTTGTAGATACCGGTTTTACGGATTACCTGTGTTTACCACCAGAAGCGGTAAATTTGCTGAGGCTTCCATTCTTGTATAACCTGCCTGTGAATTTGGCAGATAACAGCACAGTTTCTTTAGCCGTTCATCAAGCAACAATTTTTTGGAATGGCGTGGAGCGGGATATCCGTGTGTTTGCGACAGGGCGCAGACCTCTGATTGGAACGGCGATGCTGAATGAGCAAGAACTTGTGATTCAATTCATAGAGGGCGGATTAGTGACGATCGATGAGTTGTAA
- a CDS encoding ABC-ATPase domain-containing protein, whose translation MPTNSDLLSRLQSLDGASYKAYREIQGRHDFPDFTLWIDRVQGDPFATPSQVRVIVPQAIAQFPSHLFRNQIREIALRDWLTRQFDRVVRSLWHQLPRAGTGNSGTIQMVQPGQAILERTSVLISGEAVEARFRVGLPAFGRRIAGREASELLCKVLPRVVEQTLIYTNLNSEEIRIHIEQAEDTDFIRQQLTEQNLIAFIADQAILPRRSGVDDRPLLESVISFQTPETLRVELTCPNRGQVTGMGIPAGVTLIVGGGYHGKSTLLRAIERGIYNHIPGDGREWVVTNPTAMKIRAEDGRRIPPIDLSSFINHLPQGRSVQQFTTDNASGSTSQAANILEALAVGTQVLLLDEDTCATNFMIRDRRMQALIRKDQEPITPFIDRIRQLYEEHGVSTVLVMGGCGDYLEVADTVIAMQEFQPQDVTVQAQHVVKTYGGDRLREVTTPLEPRLSRSIQPGFLALRQEDQFPKIKLRGLQQLEIGPYTIDLSAVEQLIEPGQLRAIASALLMLNEPSPHGNRWDLPAQPIYLQELNSLHLYPQGDLVEFRPQELAAALNRLRKASSRHRDDEDSVKSF comes from the coding sequence ATGCCCACGAATTCCGATCTTCTTTCCCGTTTGCAATCCCTCGATGGAGCCAGCTACAAAGCCTATCGAGAGATTCAGGGTCGCCATGACTTTCCGGACTTCACGCTATGGATCGATCGGGTACAAGGGGATCCCTTTGCCACCCCGAGCCAAGTCCGGGTCATCGTACCGCAGGCGATCGCGCAATTTCCATCCCACCTCTTCCGTAATCAAATTCGCGAAATTGCGTTGCGGGATTGGCTGACTCGGCAATTCGATCGGGTGGTGCGATCGCTGTGGCATCAACTGCCCCGCGCAGGTACAGGGAATAGTGGCACGATTCAGATGGTGCAGCCGGGACAGGCCATTTTGGAACGTACATCGGTCTTGATTTCAGGAGAGGCAGTAGAAGCACGATTCAGGGTGGGATTACCGGCCTTCGGTCGGAGGATTGCTGGGAGAGAAGCCAGTGAATTACTCTGTAAAGTTCTACCCAGAGTCGTTGAACAAACACTGATCTATACAAATTTAAATTCTGAAGAGATTCGAATTCACATTGAACAGGCGGAAGATACAGATTTCATTCGCCAACAGTTAACCGAGCAGAATTTAATCGCGTTTATTGCAGATCAGGCAATTCTGCCCCGGCGCAGTGGCGTGGACGATCGACCCCTGTTAGAGTCTGTCATTTCCTTTCAAACACCGGAAACGTTACGGGTCGAATTGACCTGCCCAAATCGCGGTCAAGTCACTGGCATGGGCATTCCCGCTGGAGTCACCTTGATTGTAGGCGGTGGCTACCATGGCAAATCGACCTTACTGCGGGCGATCGAACGGGGCATTTACAATCACATTCCGGGGGATGGGCGCGAATGGGTTGTAACAAATCCGACAGCGATGAAAATTCGGGCTGAGGATGGACGCAGGATTCCCCCGATCGATCTCTCGTCCTTTATCAACCATCTCCCCCAGGGTCGATCGGTGCAGCAATTTACAACCGATAACGCCAGTGGCAGCACCTCCCAAGCCGCGAATATTCTGGAAGCGTTGGCAGTGGGTACCCAAGTTTTACTGCTGGATGAAGACACCTGCGCGACGAATTTTATGATTCGCGATCGGCGGATGCAAGCCCTGATTCGTAAAGACCAGGAACCCATTACCCCCTTCATCGATCGCATTCGGCAACTATACGAAGAACATGGGGTGTCCACTGTATTAGTGATGGGGGGCTGTGGGGATTATTTAGAAGTGGCTGATACGGTGATTGCGATGCAGGAATTTCAGCCGCAGGATGTAACCGTCCAGGCTCAGCACGTGGTCAAGACCTATGGGGGCGATCGCCTTCGGGAAGTCACAACGCCCTTGGAGCCTCGACTATCGCGATCGATTCAGCCCGGTTTCCTCGCTCTGCGTCAGGAGGATCAATTTCCCAAAATTAAGCTACGAGGACTACAGCAGTTAGAAATTGGGCCTTATACCATTGATCTGTCAGCGGTAGAACAACTGATCGAACCGGGACAACTCCGGGCGATCGCCTCCGCCCTCCTGATGCTGAACGAACCCAGTCCGCACGGAAATCGTTGGGATCTCCCAGCCCAACCCATCTACCTACAAGAGTTAAATTCTTTACACCTGTATCCCCAGGGTGACTTGGTGGAATTTCGACCTCAAGAATTAGCTGCTGCCCTCAATCGCCTACGAAAAGCGAGTTCACGCCATCGAGATGATGAGGATTCTGTGAAGTCTTTCTAA
- a CDS encoding NYN domain-containing protein produces the protein MPYPLSRLSIFVDGNNMFYAQQKNGWFFDPKRVLEYFASEQGIELVNAFWYTGLKDPQDQRGFRDALISLGYTVRTKILKEYYDDSSGRYSQKANLDIEIVVDMFNTVELYDRVVLFSGDGDFERAVELLRCKNTHITVVSTEGMIARELRNATDRYIDLNGIRGFIEKVEY, from the coding sequence ATGCCTTACCCACTCAGTCGTCTGTCCATTTTTGTGGACGGCAACAATATGTTCTATGCGCAACAGAAGAACGGTTGGTTCTTCGACCCGAAACGGGTTTTGGAGTACTTTGCAAGTGAACAAGGCATCGAGTTAGTGAATGCCTTTTGGTACACAGGTTTGAAGGATCCGCAAGATCAGCGCGGGTTTCGGGATGCGTTGATTAGTCTGGGATACACCGTGCGGACGAAGATCCTGAAGGAGTACTACGACGATTCATCGGGGCGTTATTCCCAGAAGGCAAACCTCGATATCGAGATTGTTGTGGACATGTTCAACACGGTGGAGTTGTACGATCGCGTCGTTCTATTCAGTGGGGATGGGGATTTTGAGCGAGCGGTTGAACTTTTGCGGTGCAAAAACACCCACATCACGGTTGTTTCCACGGAAGGCATGATCGCCCGTGAACTCCGCAATGCCACCGATCGATACATTGATTTGAACGGCATTCGCGGGTTCATTGAAAAAGTTGAGTATTAA
- a CDS encoding serine/threonine-protein kinase, with amino-acid sequence MPRGSSNSATETLPLPPKSRLSRLQKHFRWPQPKFEQVVHLIAGAGAVVMAIATATNPLWVQVAERNVQSAFQQMRGQKPVPNNIVIVEVDEQSISLLGAWPLRREIYAQALDRIMQAGAKAIAVDVIWDLPSSYGSGQGAPEDCLDPTTYPASADDRALQKVLQRYDGRIALATHFLPKTNVWNQYQLSLPSCPFRTPQATFGIVNVLFEPEGIDPSQQRVYRLGDAFINTKIRPDFDQNEILDVTGALSFPQAALKVAGLTQKPHAGDTLSFYGPPGVPFQDQTLSFSYVLSPENWSDRLQNGQVFKDKLVVIGSALENPPDFVQTPVGRMKGVEYQATAIANLMQGVTLKEALPNTWAQGAVTFGLVLVGILLQGRSQRAIVRLTIGSFSILAWLSISYALMSGALLLVPTALPVWGMIWVGGTYGIAGIIGDRRTQDRLRQTLKRYGASPVVQEIIDQQEDSKIRNLLHERQLELQGKKLGGRYKVIQILGSGGFGETYVAEDTQRPGTPRCVVKQLHPTSDNPRHLRLARRLFKREAEALEQLGSHDQIPRLLAYFEEENEFYLVQEMVIGRPLSEEFALGRHFPETKVVSMVRELLQILSFVHQHGVIHRDIKPSNIIQRESDSKLVLIDFGAAKAIQTGLPLDDKASDLTVGIGTQGYMPPEQCTGNPRLNSDLYAVGMLAIQALTGRPPSQLKAHPVTGEVDWLDYSYVSNQFAAVLAKLVRYDFQARYQTAQDALQDLRQLATFPTAPALVEKAVQEATTVTSEEINSDTRIWPQNFGAAQEIPPTDPQSLKVTDAPPREPEQSDAMQETPPTDPPYA; translated from the coding sequence ATGCCACGAGGATCCTCCAATTCTGCGACTGAAACTTTGCCTCTGCCTCCTAAATCGCGGCTCAGTCGCTTGCAAAAGCACTTTCGTTGGCCCCAACCTAAGTTTGAACAGGTGGTTCACTTAATCGCAGGGGCGGGGGCAGTTGTTATGGCGATCGCCACCGCCACCAATCCCCTGTGGGTGCAGGTCGCTGAACGCAATGTTCAAAGTGCCTTCCAGCAAATGCGTGGACAAAAACCTGTCCCGAACAACATTGTGATTGTGGAAGTTGATGAACAGTCCATCAGCTTGCTGGGAGCCTGGCCCCTGCGGCGGGAAATCTACGCCCAAGCCCTAGACCGGATCATGCAGGCCGGAGCCAAGGCGATCGCGGTGGATGTGATTTGGGATTTGCCCAGTAGCTATGGCTCAGGGCAGGGGGCACCGGAGGACTGCCTCGATCCGACAACCTATCCAGCATCGGCAGATGATCGGGCGCTCCAAAAAGTTTTACAACGCTACGATGGGCGGATTGCCTTAGCGACCCATTTTCTCCCCAAGACCAATGTTTGGAACCAGTACCAACTGTCTCTGCCGTCATGCCCTTTCCGCACGCCCCAAGCCACCTTTGGCATTGTCAATGTGCTGTTTGAACCGGAAGGCATTGATCCGAGTCAGCAACGGGTTTATCGGTTGGGGGACGCCTTTATCAATACCAAGATTCGACCGGATTTCGACCAGAATGAAATTTTGGACGTGACGGGGGCACTCTCCTTTCCTCAAGCGGCATTAAAGGTGGCTGGATTGACCCAGAAGCCCCACGCAGGGGACACCCTGTCCTTTTATGGGCCGCCGGGGGTGCCCTTTCAAGACCAAACCCTTTCCTTTAGCTACGTTCTATCGCCGGAAAACTGGAGCGATCGCCTGCAGAATGGCCAGGTTTTCAAAGATAAGCTGGTGGTGATTGGGTCCGCGTTGGAAAATCCGCCCGATTTTGTCCAGACGCCGGTGGGTCGGATGAAGGGAGTGGAATACCAGGCCACCGCGATCGCGAACCTGATGCAAGGGGTGACGCTCAAAGAAGCGCTACCCAACACCTGGGCGCAGGGAGCAGTCACCTTTGGGCTGGTGCTGGTGGGCATTCTTCTGCAAGGTCGATCGCAGCGGGCGATCGTGCGGCTGACAATTGGCAGCTTCAGTATCCTGGCTTGGCTCTCTATCAGCTATGCCTTGATGAGTGGGGCACTGCTCCTCGTGCCAACGGCTTTGCCCGTTTGGGGCATGATTTGGGTGGGGGGAACCTACGGGATCGCTGGAATTATCGGCGATCGGCGGACGCAGGATCGCTTACGCCAGACCTTGAAACGCTACGGAGCCTCACCCGTTGTCCAAGAAATTATTGACCAACAGGAAGACAGCAAGATTCGCAATTTACTGCATGAGCGGCAGTTAGAGTTGCAGGGCAAAAAGCTGGGTGGACGCTACAAAGTCATTCAAATCCTCGGCTCCGGCGGGTTTGGCGAAACCTATGTCGCAGAAGATACGCAACGTCCAGGCACCCCCCGTTGTGTCGTGAAGCAACTCCATCCCACCAGCGACAATCCACGCCACCTCCGGTTAGCCCGACGGCTATTCAAACGGGAGGCCGAGGCCTTGGAGCAACTGGGCAGCCATGATCAAATTCCCCGCCTTCTGGCCTACTTTGAAGAAGAGAATGAATTTTATCTCGTCCAAGAAATGGTGATTGGGCGACCCCTGAGTGAAGAGTTTGCCCTAGGGCGACATTTTCCCGAGACGAAAGTGGTCTCCATGGTGCGGGAACTGTTGCAAATTCTCAGCTTTGTGCACCAGCACGGGGTGATTCACCGCGATATCAAGCCCAGCAACATCATCCAGCGGGAATCCGATAGCAAGCTGGTGTTGATTGACTTTGGGGCAGCCAAGGCGATTCAAACGGGACTGCCCCTGGATGATAAAGCCAGCGACCTCACCGTTGGCATCGGCACCCAGGGGTATATGCCGCCGGAGCAATGTACGGGCAATCCGAGGCTCAACAGTGACCTGTATGCTGTGGGCATGTTGGCGATTCAAGCTTTGACGGGACGCCCGCCGAGCCAATTGAAAGCCCATCCGGTGACTGGCGAAGTTGATTGGCTGGATTACAGTTATGTCAGTAACCAATTTGCAGCGGTGCTGGCGAAGTTGGTGCGCTATGACTTTCAAGCCCGCTACCAAACGGCCCAGGATGCCCTGCAAGATCTGCGTCAACTGGCGACCTTCCCCACGGCTCCCGCCCTCGTGGAAAAAGCAGTGCAGGAAGCGACAACCGTGACGAGCGAAGAAATTAACAGTGACACGCGCATCTGGCCCCAAAACTTTGGGGCAGCCCAAGAGATTCCGCCGACCGATCCCCAGTCGCTCAAGGTGACCGATGCCCCTCCCCGCGAGCCGGAGCAGTCTGATGCCATGCAGGAAACGCCACCAACGGATCCTCCCTATGCTTAA
- a CDS encoding FAD-dependent hydroxylase, which produces MAQVKAVTSAYAPRENSQDAETDDNQATYDYDVTIVGGGIVGSLAACALSGSGLKIALIEASEQSLAVARGQAYSLNLLSSQIFDQLGLWQRIRPQIETYTQVYLSDGRHPGVVQFSPQDIQSDTLGYVAEHRILLAELQTQLRQCPDITWLCPAKVVQTDFQAKVARLTIDQSGEVTTLRSRLVVGADGARSPLRQQASIRTYGWQYWQSCVVAFIQPEKSHANIAYERFQTDGPFAILPLPDNLCRIVWTVPHAEAERLMQLDRASFLQELTQRYGSQMGQLDLVGDPYVFPVRLLHSTQYVKPRLALIGDAAHCCHPVGGQGMNLGVRDAAALAEVIRTAHHRGEDFASLKVLKRYERWRMVENVIVLAFTDCLDRLFSNRILPIVGLRRLGLWILGNIQPIKTQILRLMLGLTGRAPQIAAPDSP; this is translated from the coding sequence ATGGCTCAGGTGAAGGCTGTCACATCTGCATACGCTCCGCGTGAAAACTCCCAGGACGCTGAGACCGATGACAATCAAGCCACCTACGATTACGATGTCACGATCGTGGGCGGTGGGATCGTTGGGAGCTTGGCGGCTTGTGCCCTATCCGGTTCAGGACTCAAAATTGCCCTGATTGAAGCGAGCGAACAATCCTTGGCCGTGGCTCGTGGACAGGCGTACTCCCTCAATCTGCTCTCCAGCCAAATTTTTGACCAATTGGGCCTCTGGCAACGGATTCGCCCCCAAATCGAAACCTATACCCAGGTTTATCTCTCCGATGGGCGTCATCCAGGGGTTGTCCAGTTTTCGCCCCAGGATATCCAGTCAGACACGTTGGGCTATGTGGCCGAACATCGGATTCTCCTGGCGGAATTGCAAACCCAACTGCGCCAATGCCCTGACATCACTTGGCTCTGCCCTGCCAAGGTCGTGCAGACAGACTTTCAAGCCAAGGTTGCACGGCTGACGATCGACCAGTCGGGGGAAGTCACCACCCTGCGCAGTCGGCTCGTCGTGGGGGCGGACGGTGCCCGATCTCCCCTGCGGCAACAGGCCAGCATTCGCACCTACGGCTGGCAGTATTGGCAATCCTGTGTGGTCGCCTTTATCCAGCCCGAAAAGTCCCACGCCAACATCGCCTACGAGCGCTTCCAAACCGATGGGCCCTTCGCCATCCTGCCCTTGCCAGATAATCTATGCCGCATTGTCTGGACGGTGCCCCACGCAGAAGCAGAACGTCTGATGCAGCTCGATCGCGCTAGCTTCCTACAGGAACTGACCCAGCGCTACGGCTCCCAGATGGGCCAGCTCGACCTTGTGGGGGATCCCTATGTTTTTCCCGTGCGGCTGCTCCACAGTACCCAGTACGTCAAACCTCGGCTGGCGCTGATTGGCGATGCGGCCCACTGCTGCCATCCCGTCGGCGGCCAAGGCATGAATCTCGGTGTGCGCGATGCAGCGGCCCTGGCGGAGGTCATCCGCACAGCCCACCACCGAGGCGAAGATTTTGCCAGCCTCAAGGTACTCAAGCGCTATGAGCGGTGGCGCATGGTTGAAAATGTCATCGTGCTGGCCTTTACCGATTGCCTCGATCGCCTGTTCTCCAACCGGATTCTCCCGATCGTGGGACTCCGCCGCCTGGGTCTCTGGATCCTCGGCAATATTCAACCGATTAAGACCCAAATCCTGCGGTTGATGCTCGGGCTAACGGGCCGTGCCCCCCAGATCGCAGCCCCAGATAGCCCATAA